The Staphylococcus haemolyticus region GCGGAAGAAGTGGCTTGTATTGTTGTAGAAACAATCCAAGGTGACGGAGGTCTATTAGAACCTGTAGATGGTTACTTTGAGGCATTAGAAGCGTTATGCCGTGAACATGGTATTCTAATTGCTGTAGACGATATTCAACAGGGGTTAGGGCGAACTGGTACATGGAGTTCAATTGATCACTTTAATTTCACACCGGATTTAATTACATTTGGTAAATCACTAGCAGGTGGATTACCGATGTCTGCTATTGTTGGTCGTAAAGAAATCATAGAGACACTTGAGGCACCGGCACATCTATTTACAACTGGTGCGAATCCTGTAAGTTGTGAAGCGGCTTTAGCTACATTAGGTATGATTGAAGATGAAGATTTATTAACTGCTAGTTCTGAAAAAGGGGCTTACGTGCGCAAGCGAATGGATCAATGGGTGAATGATTATGATTTCGTTGGAGATGTGCGTGGTAAAGGTTTATCAATTGGTATTGATATCGTATCAAATAAACAAGCTAAGACGAGAGCTTCTGAAGAAGCACTTAAAATATGTAATTATTGTTTTGATCATGGTCTTGTATTGATTGCAGTAGCTGGTAATGTACTACGTTTCCAACCACCATTAGTTATTACGTATGAACAATTAGATTATGCTTTAAATACAATAGAGAATGCATTGCAAGCGTTACAAGATGGACAACTGAATAATTATAATATTGATGGTCAAGGCTGGTAACACGAAAAGAAGCATCTATCTCAATCGATGAGACAGGTGCTTTTTCATTTGTATTAATCTTTTGGTACGACGTAGTCCTCTTCTTCATTTTTCTTAGAATGTCGAACACCATAACTTAAATAGATTATGATACCAACAACGAACCAAATTAAAGTATATAGTTTAGCATCGAAACTTAATCCCCAGAATACAAGTAATACTAAAATAAATGTGATTATTGGTAGTACAGGGAAGAACGGTACTTTAAACGATGGTTCAGGTAAATCTTTACCTTCACGTTTTCTTAAACGATACATTGCAAGAGACACAAACATAAATGCGACTAATGTTCCTGCTGAGATAAGTTGTGCCAAGAATGCAAATGGGAACATTGAACCAATTAATACACCAATAATAGTTAGGATTAAAAGTGCTCTGTTTGGTAGATGTTTATGGTTTAATTTTGATAACCAAGGTGGTAATAAACCATCACGACCAAATGAATATAATAAACGTGATCCTGCTAACATCATACCAATTAAAGCGGTGAACATACCGATTACTGAAATAGCTTGAATGACAGCAGCAATAATACCGTGGCCACTTTGACGAAGTGCCCAACCTACAGGTTCAGCATTACCAGCGTATTTAGAATAATGGAACATACCAACCAATACTAAAGCTACACCTACGAATAATACTAAAGCGACAGCTAATGAACCAAGAATACCACGAGGCATTGTTCTTTGTGGGTTGATAGCTTCTGCAGAGTTGGCTGCGATTGAATCAAATCCAATATAAGCTAAGAAAATCATAGAAACCCCAGCATAAATACCTTGCCAACCACCGAAATCACCATTTTCAGTCACTTTATGTTCTGGAATAAACGGAACATAGTTAGATGCTTGGATAGCAGTTAAACCTACGATAATGAACAATACGATTGCAAATACTTTTAAGATAACTAAGACGTTTTCTACACGTGCTGCTTCAGTCATACCACGTGATAAAATGATTGCAGTAATAATGATTACAACAGCAGCGATAATATCAATCACACCACCATCAGCTCCGAATGGATTCGATAATGCTTTAGGCAATACGATACCTAATGGTGATACGAGTCCTCTTAAATTGGCAGAGAATCCGGATGCTACAAAGGC contains the following coding sequences:
- a CDS encoding aspartate aminotransferase family protein; the protein is MSKAEELINEDGKYFAASGRIKYYPLAIDHGYGATLVDVDGKEYIDLLSSASSQNVGHAPKPVTEAIKKQAEKFIHYTPAYMYHEPAVKLSKKLCEIAPGDYEKRVTFGLSGSDANDGIIKFARAYTGRPYIISFTNAYHGSTFGSLSMSAISLNMRKHYGPLLNGFYHIPFPDKYRGMYEQPNANTVEEYLAPLKEMFAKYVPAEEVACIVVETIQGDGGLLEPVDGYFEALEALCREHGILIAVDDIQQGLGRTGTWSSIDHFNFTPDLITFGKSLAGGLPMSAIVGRKEIIETLEAPAHLFTTGANPVSCEAALATLGMIEDEDLLTASSEKGAYVRKRMDQWVNDYDFVGDVRGKGLSIGIDIVSNKQAKTRASEEALKICNYCFDHGLVLIAVAGNVLRFQPPLVITYEQLDYALNTIENALQALQDGQLNNYNIDGQGW
- a CDS encoding APC family permease; its protein translation is MASFFKNLTRKEDPTIYQNKDGHLKRTLRVRDFLALGVGTIVSTAIFTLSGVVAAEHAGPAVALSFLLAAIVAGLVAFSYAEMASTMPFAGSAYSWINVLFGEFSGWVAGWALLAEYFIAVAFVASGFSANLRGLVSPLGIVLPKALSNPFGADGGVIDIIAAVVIIITAIILSRGMTEAARVENVLVILKVFAIVLFIIVGLTAIQASNYVPFIPEHKVTENGDFGGWQGIYAGVSMIFLAYIGFDSIAANSAEAINPQRTMPRGILGSLAVALVLFVGVALVLVGMFHYSKYAGNAEPVGWALRQSGHGIIAAVIQAISVIGMFTALIGMMLAGSRLLYSFGRDGLLPPWLSKLNHKHLPNRALLILTIIGVLIGSMFPFAFLAQLISAGTLVAFMFVSLAMYRLRKREGKDLPEPSFKVPFFPVLPIITFILVLLVFWGLSFDAKLYTLIWFVVGIIIYLSYGVRHSKKNEEEDYVVPKD